From the Serratia nematodiphila DZ0503SBS1 genome, one window contains:
- the eptB gene encoding kdo(2)-lipid A phosphoethanolamine 7''-transferase produces the protein MNKVKSLSQQNLSLLLAIYIGIFLNLSVFYRRFDSLAHGIQGIKLISAVTEVIAIVLFTFFIMRLVSLGGRLFYRIVASLLVLISVAASYYMTFFNVVIGYGIVVSVMTTDIDLSKEVVGLHFVLWMVALSALPLLLIWKNNLRYTLIEQLKTPGHRIKPLLVLLAVVALVWLPLRMLDDEQSVQEKLSNVDLPSYGGVVAHSYLPSNWLSALGLFAYTRYDESQDQSTMFDPGKHFTYVPPADIDDTYVVFIIGETTRWDHMGMLGYERDTTPRLSKEKNLVAFRGESCDTATKLSLRCMFVREGGTEDNPQRTLKEQNVFAVLKDLGFSSELFAMQSEVWFYNNTEVNNYSFREMIASEKRNDGKAVDDMLLVDEMKESLARYPKGKHLVILHTKGSHYLYSQRYPRSYARYQPECMGVDDSCTKAQLINAFDNTVLYTDSFIANVIDQVRDKKAIVFYAADHGESIGENTHLHGTPREMAPPEQFRVPMIVWASDKFLENPQHLSAFEQLQAQQRIGKTHRHVELFDTILGCLGYTSPDGGIVDKNNWCHLPQDKTAPARL, from the coding sequence ATGAACAAAGTTAAATCGCTATCACAGCAGAATTTATCGTTATTGTTAGCGATCTATATCGGCATCTTTCTAAACCTGTCCGTTTTTTATCGCCGTTTTGATTCGCTGGCGCACGGCATTCAGGGAATTAAGCTTATTTCGGCGGTGACGGAAGTCATCGCTATCGTCCTGTTTACGTTCTTCATTATGCGGCTGGTATCGCTCGGCGGCCGGCTGTTTTATCGCATCGTCGCCTCGCTGCTGGTGTTGATTTCGGTTGCCGCCAGCTACTACATGACGTTTTTCAACGTGGTGATCGGCTACGGCATCGTGGTGTCGGTGATGACCACCGATATCGATCTGTCGAAAGAGGTGGTTGGCCTGCACTTCGTGCTGTGGATGGTGGCGCTCAGCGCCTTGCCGCTGCTGCTGATCTGGAAAAACAACCTGCGCTATACCCTGATAGAACAGCTGAAAACCCCTGGTCATCGCATCAAGCCGCTGCTGGTATTGCTGGCGGTGGTGGCGCTGGTCTGGCTGCCGCTGCGCATGCTGGACGACGAGCAGAGCGTGCAAGAGAAGCTTTCCAACGTCGATTTGCCAAGCTACGGCGGCGTGGTGGCGCACTCGTATCTGCCGTCCAACTGGCTGTCGGCGCTGGGGCTGTTTGCTTACACCCGCTATGACGAAAGCCAGGATCAGAGCACGATGTTCGATCCGGGCAAACACTTCACCTACGTACCGCCGGCGGACATCGACGACACCTACGTGGTGTTCATCATCGGCGAGACCACGCGCTGGGATCACATGGGCATGCTGGGCTACGAGCGCGATACCACGCCGCGGCTGTCTAAAGAGAAGAATCTGGTGGCGTTCCGCGGCGAGTCGTGCGATACCGCCACCAAGCTGTCGCTGCGCTGCATGTTCGTGCGTGAAGGCGGCACCGAAGACAATCCGCAGCGCACGCTGAAAGAGCAGAACGTGTTCGCGGTGCTGAAGGATCTGGGCTTCTCTTCCGAGCTGTTCGCCATGCAGAGCGAGGTGTGGTTCTACAACAACACCGAGGTGAACAACTATTCGTTCCGCGAGATGATCGCGTCCGAGAAGCGCAACGACGGCAAGGCGGTCGACGATATGCTGCTGGTGGACGAAATGAAGGAGTCGCTGGCGCGCTATCCGAAGGGCAAACACCTGGTGATCCTGCATACCAAAGGCTCGCACTACCTGTACTCGCAGCGTTATCCGCGCAGCTATGCGCGTTATCAGCCGGAGTGCATGGGGGTGGACGATTCCTGCACCAAGGCGCAGCTGATCAATGCGTTCGACAATACGGTGCTGTATACCGACAGCTTTATCGCCAATGTGATAGACCAGGTGCGCGACAAGAAAGCTATCGTGTTCTATGCCGCCGATCACGGCGAATCGATCGGCGAGAATACGCACCTGCATGGCACGCCGCGCGAAATGGCGCCGCCGGAGCAATTCCGCGTGCCGATGATCGTGTGGGCGTCGGACAAGTTCCTCGAAAACCCGCAGCACCTCAGCGCCTTTGAGCAGCTGCAGGCGCAGCAGCGCATCGGCAAAACGCATCGCCACGTCGAGCTGTTTGACACCATCCTCGGCTGCCTCGGCTACACCTCTCCTGATGGCGGCATCGTGGATAAAAACAACTGGTGCCATCTGCCGCAGGATAAAACGGCGCCTGCCCGCCTGTGA
- the dppB gene encoding dipeptide ABC transporter permease DppB: protein MLQFILRRLGLVIPTFIGITLLTFAFVHMIPGDPVTIMAGERGISAERHAQLMAEMGLDKPLYQQYFSYVSNVLHGDLGTSLKSRISVWSEFVPRFQATLELGFCAMLFAVLVGIPVGVLAAVKRGSVFDHTAVGISLTGYSMPIFWWGMMLIMLVSVQLNLTPVSGRISDTVFLDDSQPLTGFMLIDTLIWGEPGDFVDAVMHMILPAIVLGTIPLAVIVRMTRSSMLEVLGEDYIRTARAKGVSRMRVIVVHALRNALLPVVTVIGLQVGTMLAGAILTETIFSWPGLGRWLIDALQRRDYPVVQGGVLLVACMIILVNLLVDVLYGVVNPRIRHKK, encoded by the coding sequence ATGTTGCAGTTCATACTCCGACGTTTGGGGTTAGTTATCCCAACGTTTATCGGCATTACGTTGCTGACTTTTGCATTCGTCCATATGATCCCCGGCGACCCGGTGACCATCATGGCCGGGGAACGCGGTATCTCCGCCGAGCGCCACGCGCAGCTGATGGCGGAAATGGGGCTGGACAAGCCGCTCTATCAACAATATTTCTCCTACGTGTCCAACGTGCTGCACGGCGATCTGGGCACCTCACTCAAAAGCCGCATCTCCGTCTGGAGCGAGTTCGTTCCGCGCTTCCAGGCCACGCTGGAGCTGGGTTTCTGCGCGATGCTGTTCGCGGTGCTGGTGGGCATCCCGGTCGGGGTGCTGGCGGCGGTCAAACGCGGTTCGGTCTTCGATCACACCGCGGTGGGCATCTCGCTGACCGGCTATTCGATGCCGATTTTCTGGTGGGGCATGATGCTGATCATGCTGGTGTCGGTGCAGCTTAACCTGACGCCGGTGTCGGGGCGCATCAGCGACACGGTATTCCTCGACGACAGCCAGCCGCTGACCGGCTTCATGCTGATAGACACCCTGATCTGGGGCGAGCCTGGCGACTTCGTCGACGCGGTGATGCACATGATCCTGCCGGCCATCGTACTGGGCACCATCCCGCTGGCGGTGATCGTGCGCATGACCCGTTCCTCGATGCTGGAAGTGTTGGGCGAAGACTATATCCGCACCGCGCGCGCCAAGGGCGTGAGCCGCATGCGAGTTATCGTCGTCCACGCGCTGCGCAACGCGCTGCTGCCGGTGGTGACGGTGATCGGGCTGCAGGTCGGCACCATGCTGGCCGGCGCTATTCTGACGGAAACCATCTTCTCCTGGCCGGGGCTGGGCCGCTGGCTGATCGACGCGCTGCAGCGCCGTGATTACCCGGTGGTGCAGGGCGGGGTATTGCTGGTCGCCTGTATGATCATTCTGGTTAACCTGCTGGTAGACGTGCTCTACGGCGTGGTCAACCCGCGTATTCGCCACAAGAAATAA
- the uhpA gene encoding transcriptional regulator UhpA, which produces MTLRVAFIDDHDIVRSGFVQLLSLEADIQVVGEFSSAAQARAGLPGLEAEICICDISMPDGSGLDLLADIPSGIRVVMLSMHDNPALVEMALERGASGFLSKRCKPEDLITAVRTVAGGGVYLMPEIAQQLARVRVDPLTRREREIALLLAQGQEVREIAAALGLSPKTVHVHRANLFAKLGINNNVELARRMLNL; this is translated from the coding sequence ATGACCCTGCGCGTGGCGTTTATCGACGATCATGACATTGTGCGTTCGGGCTTTGTGCAACTGCTGTCGCTGGAGGCCGATATCCAGGTGGTGGGCGAGTTCAGCAGCGCGGCGCAGGCGCGCGCCGGCCTGCCGGGGCTGGAGGCGGAAATCTGCATTTGCGACATTTCGATGCCGGACGGCAGCGGGCTGGATCTGCTGGCGGACATTCCCTCCGGCATTCGCGTGGTGATGCTGTCGATGCACGATAACCCGGCGCTGGTGGAAATGGCGCTGGAACGCGGCGCCAGCGGCTTTCTCTCCAAGCGCTGCAAGCCGGAAGATCTGATCACCGCGGTGCGCACCGTCGCCGGCGGCGGCGTCTACCTGATGCCGGAAATCGCGCAGCAGCTGGCGCGGGTGAGGGTCGATCCGTTGACCCGCCGCGAGCGCGAGATCGCGCTATTGCTGGCGCAGGGCCAGGAGGTGCGTGAGATCGCCGCCGCCTTGGGGCTGTCGCCGAAAACGGTGCATGTGCACCGCGCCAACCTGTTCGCCAAGCTGGGCATCAACAACAACGTCGAACTGGCCAGACGGATGCTGAACCTGTGA
- a CDS encoding MFS transporter, which translates to MWSFLKSRPDAPQVTDQRQIDASYKYWRIQLMCTMYIGYAAFYFTRKSFNFIMPAMLSDLGLTMSDVGILGTLFYITYGCSKFISGMISDRSNPRYFMGLGLIMTGVLNIFFGLSSSLLMLGTLWILNAFFQGWGWPPCSKILTSWYSRSERGSWWAIWNTSHNVGGALIPLLVGFISLHFSWRYGMIIPGIIGVVLGLLMCWRLRDKPSTLGLPSVGKWRNDAMELVQESEGQGLSNREIIKRYVLTNKYIWLLAVSYVLVYIVRTAINDWGNLYLTQEKGYSLMTANSAISLFEVGGFIGSLVAGWGSDKLFRGNRGPMNLIFAIGIFLSVAALWLMPGVTYLLQACCFFAIGFFIFGPQMLIGMAAAECSHKDAAGAATGFVGLFAYLGAALSGYPIARVMEIWHWNGFFVVISIAACLSALFLLPFLRAQTPALKPANA; encoded by the coding sequence ATGTGGTCTTTCCTTAAAAGCCGCCCGGATGCGCCGCAGGTCACCGATCAACGGCAGATCGACGCCAGCTACAAATACTGGCGCATTCAGCTGATGTGCACCATGTACATCGGTTATGCCGCGTTTTACTTCACGCGCAAAAGCTTCAACTTCATCATGCCGGCGATGCTGAGCGATCTGGGCCTGACGATGTCCGACGTCGGCATCCTCGGCACGCTGTTCTACATCACCTACGGCTGCTCGAAATTCATTTCCGGCATGATCAGCGATCGCTCCAACCCGCGTTACTTTATGGGGCTGGGCCTGATCATGACCGGGGTGCTGAATATCTTCTTCGGTCTCAGCTCATCGTTGCTGATGCTGGGCACGCTGTGGATCCTCAACGCCTTCTTCCAGGGCTGGGGTTGGCCGCCGTGCTCCAAAATCCTCACCAGCTGGTATTCGCGCTCCGAGCGCGGCAGCTGGTGGGCGATCTGGAACACCTCGCACAACGTCGGCGGCGCGCTGATCCCGCTGTTGGTCGGCTTTATCTCGCTGCACTTCAGCTGGCGTTACGGCATGATCATTCCCGGCATCATCGGCGTGGTGCTCGGCCTGCTGATGTGCTGGCGCCTGCGTGACAAGCCATCCACCCTGGGGCTGCCGAGCGTCGGCAAATGGCGCAACGACGCCATGGAACTGGTGCAGGAATCGGAAGGCCAGGGGCTGAGCAACCGCGAGATCATCAAGCGCTACGTGCTGACCAACAAGTACATCTGGCTGCTGGCGGTCTCTTACGTGCTGGTGTATATCGTGCGTACCGCGATCAACGACTGGGGCAACCTCTACCTGACGCAGGAAAAGGGCTATTCGCTGATGACCGCCAACTCGGCCATCTCGCTGTTTGAAGTGGGCGGCTTCATCGGTTCACTGGTGGCCGGTTGGGGTTCCGACAAGCTGTTCCGCGGCAACCGCGGCCCGATGAACCTGATCTTCGCCATCGGCATCTTCCTGTCGGTGGCGGCGCTGTGGTTGATGCCGGGCGTCACCTACCTGCTGCAGGCCTGCTGTTTCTTCGCCATCGGCTTCTTTATCTTCGGTCCGCAGATGCTGATCGGCATGGCGGCGGCGGAGTGCTCGCACAAGGATGCGGCGGGCGCCGCGACCGGTTTCGTCGGCCTGTTCGCCTACCTGGGCGCGGCGCTGTCCGGCTACCCGATCGCGCGGGTGATGGAGATCTGGCACTGGAACGGCTTCTTCGTGGTGATTTCCATCGCCGCCTGCCTGTCGGCGCTGTTCCTGCTGCCATTCCTGCGCGCGCAGACGCCGGCGCTGAAACCGGCCAACGCCTGA
- a CDS encoding organic hydroperoxide resistance protein translates to MSIEKVVYRAHATATGGRDGRATSSDGVLDVKLGVPKEMGGAGGEVTNPEQLFAAGYSACFLGALKFVAAKEKVKIPAEAKIDGTVGIGEIPNGFGIEVQLDISLPGIERSVAEDLVKKAHVVCPYSNATRGNIDVTLNVK, encoded by the coding sequence ATGTCTATTGAGAAAGTGGTTTACCGCGCTCACGCCACCGCAACCGGCGGCCGCGACGGCCGTGCGACCTCCTCCGACGGCGTGTTGGACGTGAAACTGGGCGTGCCGAAAGAGATGGGCGGCGCCGGCGGCGAAGTCACCAACCCCGAACAGCTGTTCGCCGCCGGTTACTCGGCCTGCTTCCTCGGCGCGTTGAAGTTTGTCGCGGCGAAAGAAAAGGTCAAAATTCCGGCCGAAGCCAAGATCGACGGCACCGTCGGCATCGGTGAAATCCCGAATGGCTTCGGCATCGAAGTGCAGCTGGATATCTCGCTGCCGGGCATCGAGCGCAGCGTGGCGGAAGATCTGGTGAAAAAGGCGCATGTGGTGTGCCCATACTCCAACGCCACCCGTGGAAATATCGATGTAACTCTGAACGTTAAGTAA
- a CDS encoding MarR family winged helix-turn-helix transcriptional regulator yields MKSTDTAQPNAKNLLQLDQQLCFALYSANLALHKVYRKLLNQLELTYPQYLVMMVLWERDRVTVSDIGERLFLDSATLTPLLKRLETAGLLVRYRATTDERQVIIALTEAGRALRERAQSVPEAVMCATDCSLDEIVSLKQQLEKLRGSLIDQI; encoded by the coding sequence ATGAAAAGCACCGATACCGCACAACCCAACGCGAAGAACCTGCTGCAGCTCGATCAGCAGCTCTGTTTCGCGCTGTACTCCGCCAACCTGGCGCTGCACAAAGTCTACCGCAAGCTGTTGAATCAGCTCGAACTCACCTACCCGCAATACCTGGTGATGATGGTGCTGTGGGAGCGCGATCGGGTGACGGTATCGGATATCGGCGAGCGGCTGTTCCTCGATTCCGCCACGCTGACGCCGCTGCTGAAGCGGCTGGAAACCGCCGGTTTGCTGGTGCGCTATCGCGCCACCACCGACGAGCGGCAGGTGATCATTGCCCTCACCGAAGCCGGCCGCGCGCTGCGTGAGCGGGCGCAATCGGTGCCCGAGGCGGTGATGTGCGCCACCGACTGCAGCCTGGACGAGATCGTCTCGCTCAAACAGCAGTTGGAAAAGCTGCGCGGCAGCCTGATCGATCAGATTTGA
- the uhpB gene encoding signal transduction histidine-protein kinase/phosphatase UhpB, with product MTQRLITQLALFFIYAASAFCLWGIGTALIDPPWQALLLFPFGLRMGILLQSPYRFWPGILLADLLLMALLADQFGYGPALWASVAVLVLTVLLSLLASPWLLRHQQSDSEWRWPLLQGAVVAIAALLQALVWQLVSGEGARALLLGLTGGFTIAPTCLLLWHYLARQIWVPLEPGLIHKPVELRLGHLASYLLLFAFSIWLQQQVNAAELRRFAPFCLAIPIVFMSYRYGWQGALLATLLNGVALMVNEPPQPESHRDLLLSLLAQSLTGLLLGAGIQRQRELNQQLRLRLAENRQLARALVTAEEQTRREVARELHDEVGQTITVIRTQASIVKRLAPEPAVIGCADTIDALALRVYDGVHDVLTQLWPAALNNLPLSAAVAAMLRESLPQDASLVSSMQWQVPDELLDETLKITLYRVCQEGVTNVCRHAGASRLELDARLQPRKGAAPQIALTIRDNGVGFDAENHQPGYGLRGMQERISALGGSLRFTAERGACLSVILPTVSPAQTQN from the coding sequence GTGACGCAGCGCTTGATCACCCAGCTGGCGCTGTTTTTCATCTACGCCGCCAGCGCGTTTTGCCTGTGGGGCATCGGCACCGCGTTGATCGACCCCCCCTGGCAGGCGCTGCTGCTGTTTCCGTTCGGCCTGCGCATGGGCATTTTGCTGCAGAGCCCGTACCGTTTCTGGCCGGGGATCCTGCTGGCTGACCTGCTGCTGATGGCGTTGCTGGCGGATCAGTTCGGCTACGGCCCGGCGCTGTGGGCGTCGGTGGCGGTGCTGGTGTTGACGGTGCTGCTCAGCCTGCTGGCCTCGCCGTGGCTGTTGCGCCATCAGCAGAGCGACAGCGAATGGCGCTGGCCGCTGTTGCAGGGCGCGGTGGTCGCCATCGCCGCCTTGCTGCAGGCGTTGGTCTGGCAGCTGGTGAGCGGCGAAGGCGCCCGCGCGCTGCTGCTCGGCCTGACCGGCGGTTTCACCATCGCGCCAACCTGCCTGCTGTTGTGGCACTATCTGGCGCGCCAAATCTGGGTGCCGCTGGAGCCGGGGCTGATCCACAAGCCGGTGGAGCTGCGTCTGGGCCACCTGGCCAGCTATCTGTTGCTGTTTGCGTTCAGCATCTGGCTGCAGCAGCAGGTTAACGCCGCCGAGCTGCGCCGTTTCGCACCGTTCTGCCTGGCGATCCCCATCGTGTTCATGTCTTATCGCTATGGCTGGCAGGGCGCGCTGTTGGCGACGCTGCTCAACGGCGTGGCGCTGATGGTCAACGAGCCGCCGCAGCCGGAGTCGCACCGCGATCTGCTGCTGTCGCTGCTGGCCCAAAGCCTGACCGGGCTGCTGCTGGGCGCCGGCATTCAGCGCCAGCGCGAACTGAATCAGCAACTGCGGCTGCGGCTGGCGGAGAATCGGCAGCTGGCGCGGGCGCTGGTGACGGCGGAGGAGCAAACCCGGCGCGAGGTGGCGCGCGAGCTGCACGATGAAGTGGGGCAGACCATCACCGTGATCCGCACTCAGGCCAGCATCGTCAAACGTCTGGCGCCGGAACCGGCGGTGATCGGCTGCGCCGACACCATCGATGCGCTGGCGCTGCGGGTCTACGACGGGGTGCACGATGTGCTGACCCAGCTGTGGCCGGCGGCGCTGAACAACCTGCCGCTGTCGGCGGCGGTGGCGGCGATGCTGCGGGAGTCGCTGCCGCAGGACGCGTCGCTGGTGAGCAGCATGCAGTGGCAGGTGCCCGACGAGCTGCTGGATGAAACGCTGAAAATCACGCTGTATCGGGTGTGTCAGGAAGGGGTGACCAATGTGTGCCGCCACGCCGGCGCCAGCCGCCTGGAGCTGGATGCGCGCCTGCAGCCGCGCAAAGGCGCCGCGCCGCAGATCGCCCTGACCATCCGCGACAACGGCGTGGGCTTCGATGCGGAAAACCATCAGCCGGGGTACGGCCTGCGCGGCATGCAGGAGCGCATCAGCGCCCTCGGCGGCAGCCTGCGGTTCACCGCTGAGCGGGGCGCCTGTTTGAGTGTGATCTTGCCCACAGTTTCACCGGCGCAAACGCAAAACTAG
- a CDS encoding glycosyl hydrolase family 18 protein, with amino-acid sequence MRKFNKPLLALLIGSTLCSAAQAAAPGKPTIAWGNTKFAIVEVDQAATAYNNLVKVKNAADVSVSWNLWNGDTGTTAKILLNGKEAWSGPSTGSSGTANFKVNKGGRYQMQVALCNADGCSASDATEIVVADTDGSHLAPLKEPLLEKNKPYKQNSGKVVGSYFVEWGVYGRNFTVDKIPAQNLTHLLYGFIPICGGNGINDSLKEIEGSFQALQRSCQGREDFKVSIHDPFAALQKAQKGVTAWDDPYKGNFGQLMALKQAHPDLKILPSIGGWTLSDPFFFMGDKVKRDRFVGSVKEFLQTWKFFDGVDIDWEFPGGKGANPNLGSPQDGETYVLLMKELRAMLDQLSAETGRKYELTSAISAGKDKIDKVAYNVAQNSMDHIFLMSYDFYGAFDLKNLGHQTALNAPAWKPDTAYTTVNGVNALLAQGVKPGKIVVGTAMYGRGWTGVNGYQNNIPFTGTATGPVKGTWENGIVDYRQIAGQFMSGEWQYTYDATAEAPYVFKPSTGDLITFDDARSVQAKGKYVLDKQLGGLFSWEIDADNGDILNSMNASLGNSAGVQ; translated from the coding sequence ATGCGCAAATTTAATAAACCGCTGTTGGCGCTGTTGATCGGCAGCACGCTGTGTTCCGCGGCGCAGGCCGCCGCACCGGGCAAACCGACCATCGCCTGGGGCAACACCAAGTTCGCTATCGTCGAAGTCGATCAGGCGGCCACCGCTTATAATAATCTGGTGAAGGTAAAAAATGCCGCCGACGTTTCTGTCTCCTGGAATTTATGGAATGGCGATACCGGCACGACGGCAAAAATTTTATTAAATGGCAAAGAGGCGTGGAGCGGCCCTTCAACCGGATCTTCCGGTACGGCGAATTTTAAAGTGAATAAAGGCGGCCGTTATCAAATGCAGGTGGCATTGTGCAATGCCGACGGCTGCAGCGCCAGCGACGCCACCGAAATTGTGGTGGCCGACACCGACGGCAGCCATTTGGCGCCGTTGAAAGAGCCGCTGCTGGAAAAGAATAAACCGTATAAACAGAACTCCGGCAAAGTGGTGGGTTCTTATTTCGTCGAGTGGGGCGTTTACGGGCGCAATTTCACCGTCGACAAGATCCCGGCGCAGAACCTGACCCACCTGCTGTACGGCTTTATCCCGATCTGCGGCGGCAACGGCATCAACGACAGCCTGAAAGAGATCGAAGGCAGCTTCCAGGCGCTGCAGCGCTCCTGCCAGGGCCGCGAGGACTTCAAAGTCTCGATCCACGATCCGTTCGCCGCGCTGCAAAAAGCGCAGAAGGGCGTTACCGCCTGGGATGACCCCTACAAGGGCAACTTCGGCCAGCTGATGGCGCTGAAACAGGCGCATCCTGACCTGAAAATTCTGCCGTCGATCGGCGGCTGGACGCTGTCCGACCCGTTCTTCTTCATGGGCGATAAGGTGAAGCGCGATCGCTTCGTCGGTTCGGTGAAAGAGTTCCTGCAGACCTGGAAGTTCTTCGATGGCGTGGATATCGACTGGGAGTTCCCGGGCGGCAAAGGCGCCAACCCGAACCTGGGCAGCCCGCAGGACGGGGAAACCTATGTGCTGCTGATGAAGGAGCTGCGGGCGATGCTGGATCAGCTGTCGGCGGAAACCGGCCGCAAATATGAACTGACCTCCGCCATCAGCGCCGGCAAGGACAAGATCGACAAGGTGGCTTACAACGTTGCGCAGAACTCGATGGATCACATTTTCCTGATGAGCTACGACTTCTATGGCGCCTTCGATCTGAAGAACCTGGGGCATCAGACCGCGCTGAATGCGCCGGCCTGGAAGCCGGACACCGCTTACACCACGGTGAACGGCGTCAATGCGCTGCTGGCGCAGGGCGTCAAGCCGGGCAAAATCGTCGTCGGCACCGCCATGTATGGCCGCGGCTGGACCGGGGTGAACGGCTACCAGAACAACATTCCGTTCACCGGTACCGCCACCGGGCCGGTTAAAGGCACCTGGGAGAACGGCATCGTGGACTACCGCCAAATCGCCGGCCAGTTCATGAGCGGCGAGTGGCAGTACACCTACGACGCCACGGCAGAAGCGCCATACGTGTTCAAGCCTTCCACCGGCGATCTGATCACCTTCGACGATGCCCGCTCGGTGCAGGCCAAAGGCAAGTACGTGCTGGATAAGCAGCTGGGCGGCCTGTTCTCTTGGGAGATCGACGCGGACAACGGCGATATTCTCAACAGCATGAACGCCAGCCTGGGCAACAGCGCCGGCGTTCAATAA
- the dppA gene encoding dipeptide ABC transporter periplasmic-binding protein DppA, translated as MTRSLGKSGILKFGIGLIALTVAASVQAKTLVYCSEGSPEGFNPQLFTSGTTYDASSVPIYNRLVEFKTGTTELQPGLAEKWDVSEDGKTYTFHLRKGVKWQSSKDFKPTRDFNADDVVFSFERQLDANNAYHKVSGGSYEYFEGMDMPKLIAKIEKVDDNTVRFVLNRPEAPFLADLGMDFASILSAEYADVMMKAGTPEKVDLNPIGTGPFQLLQYQKDSKILYKAFDGFWGTKPKIDRLVFSITPDASVRYAKLQKNECQVMPYPNPADIARMKQDKSINLMEQPGLNVGYLSFNVEKKPLDNLKVRQALTMAVNKQAIIDAVYQGAGQAAKNLIPPTMWGYNDAVQDYAYDPAKAKELLKEAGMADGFSIDLWAMPVQRPYNPNARRMAEMIQADWAKIGVKAKIVTYEWGEYLKRAKAGEHQTVMMGWTGDNGDPDNFFATLFSCAAAKDGSNYSRWCYKPFEDLIQPARAESNHDKRIELYKQAQVVMHDQAPALIVAHSTVYEPVRKEVKGYVVDPLGKHHFENVSVD; from the coding sequence ATGACACGTTCCTTGGGTAAATCGGGGATTCTGAAATTCGGTATTGGGCTGATCGCGCTGACCGTGGCGGCCAGCGTACAGGCCAAGACGTTGGTTTACTGTTCTGAAGGTTCCCCGGAAGGGTTCAACCCGCAGCTGTTTACCTCCGGCACCACCTATGACGCCAGCTCGGTACCAATCTACAACCGGCTGGTCGAATTCAAGACCGGCACCACCGAGCTGCAGCCGGGGCTGGCTGAGAAGTGGGACGTCAGCGAAGACGGCAAAACCTACACCTTCCACCTGCGCAAAGGCGTGAAGTGGCAGAGCAGCAAGGACTTCAAACCGACGCGCGATTTCAACGCCGACGACGTGGTGTTCTCCTTTGAACGCCAGTTGGATGCGAACAACGCCTATCACAAAGTGTCCGGCGGCAGTTACGAATACTTTGAAGGCATGGACATGCCGAAGCTGATCGCCAAGATCGAAAAAGTGGACGACAACACCGTGCGCTTCGTGCTGAACCGCCCGGAGGCGCCGTTCCTGGCTGACCTGGGCATGGACTTCGCATCCATTCTGTCCGCCGAATACGCTGACGTGATGATGAAAGCCGGCACGCCGGAGAAAGTCGATCTGAACCCGATCGGCACCGGCCCATTCCAGCTGCTGCAATACCAGAAAGACTCCAAGATCCTGTACAAGGCGTTCGACGGTTTCTGGGGCACCAAGCCGAAGATCGATCGCCTGGTGTTTTCCATCACGCCTGACGCCTCCGTGCGCTACGCCAAACTGCAGAAAAACGAATGCCAGGTGATGCCGTATCCGAACCCGGCCGATATCGCCCGCATGAAACAAGACAAATCCATCAACCTGATGGAACAGCCGGGCTTGAACGTGGGCTATCTGTCGTTCAACGTCGAGAAAAAGCCGCTGGATAACCTGAAGGTGCGTCAGGCGTTGACCATGGCGGTCAACAAGCAGGCGATCATCGACGCGGTCTATCAGGGCGCGGGCCAGGCGGCCAAGAACCTGATCCCGCCGACCATGTGGGGCTATAACGACGCGGTGCAGGATTACGCTTACGATCCGGCCAAGGCGAAAGAGCTGCTGAAAGAAGCGGGCATGGCCGACGGTTTCAGCATCGATCTGTGGGCGATGCCGGTACAGCGTCCTTACAACCCGAACGCGCGCCGCATGGCGGAAATGATCCAGGCCGACTGGGCCAAGATCGGCGTGAAAGCCAAAATCGTGACCTATGAGTGGGGTGAATACCTCAAGCGCGCCAAAGCGGGCGAGCACCAGACGGTGATGATGGGCTGGACCGGCGACAACGGGGATCCGGACAACTTCTTCGCCACGCTGTTCAGCTGCGCGGCGGCGAAAGACGGCTCCAACTACTCCCGCTGGTGCTACAAGCCGTTTGAAGATCTGATTCAACCGGCGCGCGCCGAATCCAACCACGACAAGCGTATCGAACTGTACAAACAGGCGCAGGTGGTGATGCACGATCAGGCTCCGGCGCTGATTGTCGCACACTCCACCGTGTATGAGCCTGTGCGTAAGGAAGTGAAAGGCTACGTCGTGGATCCGCTCGGTAAGCATCACTTCGAGAATGTCTCTGTAGACTGA